A window of the Chloroflexus sp. Y-396-1 genome harbors these coding sequences:
- the mutL gene encoding DNA mismatch repair endonuclease MutL: MPIRLLDETIAAQIAAGEVVERPASVVKELLENALDAGARRILIEVRGGGLREIRVQDDGCGIPADEVELAFARHATSKLSSADDLWAIRTLGFRGEALPSIASVAQVICITRVADAELGVELRIAGGEVQSRLPCGCPVGTTITVRNLFYNTPVRREYLRSEATETSAISAVVQQYALAYPEVSFTLLIDGRMALQTSGDGDLRAVAVELYGLEVGKALLPVQAEAGADETWVAVSGLISPPELTRSSRNYLSLFANRRALQPRGALAAVVENAYHTMLMKGRFPIVILDLRVHPAAIDVNVHPTKSEVKFRYAAHVYSVLGRAIRDALISGAGVPTWEAPDPATVQRRFELRRLGQEASTKPSAWGGGASAWDRDRSRWDAGSSATMPDTPLQMPMDAPVLDDSNRPLSPPTSTPTPTAALPPLRVVGQVGLTYIVAEAPEGMYLIDQHAAHERITYEKLMNQYAQRAVESQQLLIPQAVEVSPEASALLLGNADRLAEWGFVIEPWGTGVLVRAIPATLPTDELAQAIHEIVEYLAGRGGSSPLEWHEAMLITLACHTSVRAGQPLSHDEMRQLLQQLERCVSPRTCPHGRPTMILMTPAQLERQFGRRV, encoded by the coding sequence ATGCCCATTCGTCTGCTTGATGAAACCATTGCCGCGCAGATCGCCGCCGGCGAAGTCGTTGAACGACCGGCCTCGGTTGTAAAGGAGCTGCTGGAAAATGCTCTCGATGCCGGGGCGAGGCGGATTCTGATCGAAGTACGGGGTGGTGGCTTGCGCGAGATTCGTGTCCAAGACGATGGGTGTGGTATCCCGGCCGATGAGGTTGAACTGGCCTTTGCCCGCCATGCAACCAGCAAACTCAGCTCGGCTGATGACTTGTGGGCGATTCGGACATTAGGTTTTCGCGGTGAGGCATTGCCGAGTATTGCCAGTGTCGCGCAGGTTATTTGCATAACCCGGGTCGCTGATGCCGAGCTTGGAGTTGAACTGCGTATTGCCGGCGGTGAAGTACAATCTCGCCTGCCATGTGGTTGTCCGGTGGGTACGACGATCACGGTACGGAACCTCTTCTACAATACGCCCGTCCGTCGCGAGTATCTCCGCTCTGAAGCAACTGAAACCAGTGCCATCAGTGCGGTTGTGCAGCAATACGCTCTGGCATACCCTGAAGTCAGTTTTACGCTGCTCATTGATGGACGCATGGCATTGCAAACTAGCGGCGATGGTGATCTACGGGCGGTGGCTGTCGAGCTATATGGGCTAGAAGTGGGCAAAGCGTTGTTACCGGTACAGGCAGAGGCTGGCGCCGATGAGACCTGGGTGGCCGTGAGTGGTCTCATTTCACCACCAGAACTGACCCGCAGCTCGCGCAACTATCTGTCACTCTTCGCCAACCGGCGCGCCTTGCAACCGCGTGGAGCATTGGCGGCAGTGGTCGAAAATGCTTATCACACCATGTTGATGAAGGGGCGTTTTCCGATAGTCATTCTCGATCTGCGCGTGCATCCGGCGGCTATCGATGTGAACGTACACCCGACAAAGAGCGAGGTTAAGTTCCGTTATGCTGCCCATGTCTACAGTGTCTTGGGACGAGCTATTCGTGACGCCCTGATCAGCGGAGCCGGAGTCCCGACTTGGGAAGCCCCTGATCCGGCGACAGTCCAGCGACGCTTTGAGTTGCGTCGGTTGGGTCAGGAAGCGAGCACAAAGCCGTCGGCGTGGGGGGGTGGCGCTTCGGCCTGGGATCGTGACCGATCACGCTGGGATGCGGGATCGTCGGCGACTATGCCAGATACTCCGTTGCAGATGCCAATGGACGCCCCTGTACTTGATGATTCAAACCGTCCGCTGTCGCCTCCAACTTCAACCCCGACTCCGACTGCTGCGCTGCCACCATTGCGGGTGGTTGGGCAAGTAGGGTTAACCTACATCGTGGCTGAAGCACCCGAAGGGATGTACCTGATCGACCAGCATGCGGCGCACGAACGCATCACTTACGAGAAGTTAATGAACCAGTACGCTCAGCGTGCCGTCGAGTCGCAGCAGTTACTTATTCCCCAGGCCGTTGAGGTTAGCCCAGAAGCGAGTGCGCTTCTGCTGGGGAATGCTGATCGATTAGCTGAATGGGGATTTGTGATCGAACCATGGGGAACTGGTGTCCTGGTTCGCGCAATACCGGCGACTCTGCCGACCGATGAGTTAGCACAGGCAATTCACGAGATTGTCGAGTATCTTGCCGGACGCGGCGGAAGTAGCCCGCTAGAGTGGCATGAAGCGATGTTGATTACGCTGGCATGCCACACGTCAGTGCGCGCCGGCCAGCCCCTCTCCCATGATGAAATGCGTCAATTGTTGCAGCAACTTGAACGGTGTGTCAGTCCGCGAACCTGTCCGCACGGTCGTCCGACAATGATCCTCATGACGCCTGCTCAACTTGAACGGCAGTTCGGGCGTCGAGTGTAG
- a CDS encoding Stp1/IreP family PP2C-type Ser/Thr phosphatase has protein sequence MRVRYNGRTDVGQRREVNQDAFGSAEIDQGTLLVVCDGMGGHLAGEVASKLAVETIIESFRPNSDPAEGLRQAFIAANQRVYQEGRGTMGTTAVAAFFWHNTLYVANVGDSRAYLVREGQIRQLTNDHSLIGDQVAAGLLTAEQARTSTIRNIITRAIGHQSHVEVDLFREPLLSGDTIVLSTDGMHGLLTDDEIAAIVSMHPLDVATRRLVDEANRRGGPDNITVVVAQVDSLEPTVSDVSTGTVAVVAGPTTPPMARPLSPIGLGGAVLVFVLLISLAVSILVNDKPSPVPLLSSPTIVVTATPIPTITVPATIIPTETR, from the coding sequence ATAATGGCCGAACCGATGTTGGTCAGCGGCGTGAGGTTAATCAAGACGCTTTCGGGAGTGCTGAGATCGACCAGGGCACGCTGCTCGTTGTCTGTGACGGAATGGGTGGTCATCTCGCCGGTGAAGTCGCCAGCAAGTTAGCGGTCGAGACGATCATCGAATCTTTTCGCCCAAATAGCGATCCGGCTGAAGGGTTGCGCCAGGCCTTTATCGCTGCGAACCAGCGGGTATATCAAGAAGGTCGTGGCACGATGGGCACCACGGCAGTAGCGGCATTCTTCTGGCATAACACCCTCTACGTTGCGAATGTCGGTGACAGCCGGGCGTATCTGGTGCGTGAAGGTCAGATTCGTCAACTGACCAATGACCATTCGCTAATCGGCGATCAGGTGGCTGCTGGTCTCCTCACCGCCGAGCAGGCCCGCACGTCAACGATCCGCAATATCATTACCCGCGCTATCGGCCATCAATCCCACGTGGAGGTTGATCTCTTTCGCGAACCTCTTTTGTCGGGTGACACCATTGTGCTCTCGACAGATGGGATGCATGGTTTGCTGACTGACGATGAGATCGCAGCGATTGTCAGTATGCACCCTCTCGACGTTGCTACCCGACGGCTGGTGGATGAAGCAAATAGGCGGGGTGGTCCTGATAATATTACGGTCGTTGTTGCTCAAGTTGATAGTCTTGAGCCGACGGTAAGTGATGTGTCAACCGGGACGGTCGCTGTAGTAGCAGGGCCGACAACACCACCAATGGCACGACCCCTTTCACCGATCGGTTTGGGAGGTGCTGTTCTGGTGTTTGTTTTGCTGATAAGCCTGGCCGTTTCGATTCTGGTAAACGATAAGCCTTCACCCGTCCCCTTGCTCAGTTCACCAACGATTGTTGTCACTGCTACGCCGATTCCAACGATCACCGTTCCAGCAACCATCATCCCAACTGAGACTCGCTGA
- a CDS encoding SdrD B-like domain-containing protein, which translates to MTLPRFLRSGRISILMMLIMLLLLPSLPSSPVRAQTGTGGFASAVPCLNSDLDLATTCFADTIYTPVAANDPALVRVTVGGVKQMLAPIGTTNSGYNRRIANNSGIGSVYGLAYDDGAISGIRRLFAAAFTRRFTSYGPLGPGGVYEYRFNDGQWRPSFTVPNAGLDRPTNDRDDTHILAAVGKSGLGDMEISPDGTTLFIVNLNTRQLERYDITGETPQRLSPIPIPFQHISANQRTVANLRPFALEFAPGLDPITRSPRLMVGVTDTVPSDGKPQVFVLAWHMLQNSWQVVLHQPLITYFFNERFAVSTYLDTLKQLKPENKITGWNPWNENLAKLPIYREHQTILDAQPFLTDIEFSADGQFLRLGLRDRIGDLTFFGKPPLGHYNATAQGDSLNYRRNSDGQWILEVFSTYRFDQVHIRNPTYKMKANPSDWLNDHLHGFPGDRAAHVENHMGSLLAIPNQNGTETIVATSLLGDNASGLMLYTSNQPHPFRAITLIPPGSGKSTSLGDLELLCTYAFVSGQLWHDVNGNGVRETGEPPLAGVKVEILEPERTVPLGSVITATDGSYTVAVPPNRALYLRVAPSEFLAGRSLAGMVYAPIDADADDTRDSDAHPIFGVVEFASRHTGNGVTGRALPLPLRSERVQHVDIGLTRQFQPATIGDLVWHDVNRNGVQDPHEPGIVGIPIRIERISGSSPSVHVYPRTTVSDAQGRYSFTNLEPGQYRVVVNLPEGYAFAPSGRGGDAQRDSDIDEQSGFSLPLAIDRGVIRADIDVGLTSLQPQMDLSIELRAPTEVVVGDELRYTISYRHTGLVTATNVAIHMTLPNGMSLLDTSRPVTQQGSVLTWQIGRVHPNSTGTIDVRVRTPITIGRSLSQTVSATAAISASPPDTNQTNNSATQYTRLTRAELRISKSAPVTVLSGDHLLYTLQVVNQGSAAAANVVVSDPLPPQLDFVSILRAPAGACRYEGADRTLRCNLGSLAPGQEVTISLQTRPRIGVIDRFDNRVTVTTTTAGDEPSDNVATVSTLYLHPNPAVTLAFVPAPAAAGELSTLQVSYRNHGNGIARNATLTVELPTTASLTNYPTFCQRDGSQLVCALGDLAPATDNQLRLELAVPAAINADQLSATATITTATPEHSVYQQDNQASATVAIVRPNPFVHLYAPGSIIGQGSVFAYTIEYGNLYRRRPVQTRAAENTVLELELPADVQLVGASLLPTGQHGRRLRWDLATLAPQTAARIEVVVQTKVPAGTVLPALTRITTTTPGDDPVDNVASLSIQVVPPPTTIGTATGDLRVAIRSTLDPATRDASQTNGVYLSDGSHIAWPSGEVLDLTPQIGSLTFADEPLPWPYAYQVRVVGWSLVAVEVGGQRFDSRTSDSRGVGGCRPGARPSLTPQLLSGCVYRYLGGQNRDQLSASGLRERDLDDQIHLYWSRPPLPSMRADVYLYATEVLEKARLTIQVELEVQIVNQAPGSIGGVPLPPIPVVPLPDPARQIITGQIDVTLLAPRSLVAPGS; encoded by the coding sequence ATGACATTGCCCCGCTTCTTGCGCAGCGGTCGGATCTCTATCTTGATGATGCTGATAATGCTCCTATTGCTGCCATCGTTACCGTCATCACCAGTTAGAGCGCAGACCGGCACCGGTGGCTTTGCCAGTGCGGTACCGTGCCTGAACAGTGATCTTGATCTGGCAACCACCTGTTTTGCCGATACAATTTACACTCCGGTTGCAGCTAACGATCCGGCGCTGGTGCGGGTTACTGTGGGCGGTGTCAAACAGATGCTGGCGCCGATCGGTACGACGAACAGCGGCTACAATCGACGGATTGCTAACAATAGTGGCATTGGCTCGGTATACGGTCTGGCCTATGACGATGGTGCGATCAGTGGGATTCGCCGTCTGTTTGCCGCTGCCTTTACCCGTCGCTTTACCAGTTATGGTCCACTCGGCCCTGGTGGTGTCTACGAATACCGCTTCAACGACGGTCAATGGCGTCCATCGTTCACTGTCCCTAATGCCGGCTTAGATCGCCCAACAAATGATCGTGACGATACCCACATTCTAGCCGCAGTAGGTAAGAGTGGCCTCGGTGATATGGAAATTAGCCCGGATGGTACTACTCTGTTTATCGTCAATCTCAACACCCGTCAGCTTGAACGGTACGACATTACTGGCGAAACTCCACAACGTCTATCACCGATACCAATCCCCTTTCAGCATATTAGCGCCAATCAACGAACGGTGGCGAATCTGCGACCATTTGCGCTCGAGTTTGCGCCAGGCCTTGATCCAATAACCCGTAGCCCCAGGTTGATGGTAGGAGTTACAGACACAGTGCCGTCTGATGGTAAACCACAAGTGTTCGTGCTAGCGTGGCACATGTTGCAGAATAGCTGGCAAGTTGTCCTGCATCAGCCCCTTATTACCTACTTTTTCAATGAGCGGTTTGCAGTCTCGACCTATCTTGATACGCTGAAACAGTTGAAACCAGAGAATAAAATTACCGGCTGGAATCCTTGGAACGAGAATCTGGCGAAGCTTCCCATTTATCGTGAACATCAAACAATTCTCGATGCACAACCATTCCTGACAGACATCGAGTTTAGTGCTGATGGTCAATTTCTCCGCCTCGGTTTACGTGATCGAATTGGTGATTTGACCTTTTTTGGCAAACCGCCGTTGGGTCATTACAACGCTACTGCGCAGGGAGACTCGCTGAACTATCGGCGAAACAGTGATGGTCAGTGGATACTGGAAGTTTTTTCTACGTACCGGTTCGATCAAGTGCATATCCGCAATCCCACTTACAAGATGAAAGCTAATCCTAGCGACTGGTTGAATGATCATCTGCATGGCTTTCCTGGGGATAGAGCAGCTCATGTTGAAAATCACATGGGTAGCCTGCTGGCTATTCCTAATCAAAACGGCACAGAAACAATCGTCGCTACTTCGTTGCTCGGTGACAATGCTTCTGGACTGATGCTCTACACCTCGAATCAGCCGCATCCATTTAGAGCGATTACCCTCATTCCACCTGGGAGTGGTAAGTCGACTTCCCTTGGCGATCTCGAACTTCTATGTACCTATGCGTTCGTAAGTGGTCAACTCTGGCACGATGTCAACGGTAATGGTGTACGCGAGACCGGTGAACCACCGTTGGCGGGGGTAAAAGTTGAGATTCTGGAGCCGGAGCGTACAGTTCCGTTGGGAAGTGTCATTACCGCCACTGATGGGAGCTACACAGTTGCAGTGCCCCCGAACCGGGCCTTGTATCTGCGTGTTGCACCATCCGAATTTCTGGCCGGTCGGTCATTGGCCGGTATGGTCTATGCCCCAATCGATGCCGACGCCGATGATACCCGCGATAGCGATGCGCATCCGATCTTCGGTGTCGTGGAGTTCGCCAGTCGTCATACCGGTAACGGGGTGACGGGGCGTGCGCTGCCATTGCCACTCCGTTCAGAACGGGTACAGCATGTCGATATTGGGCTGACTCGTCAGTTTCAACCGGCGACAATCGGTGATCTGGTCTGGCACGATGTCAATCGTAACGGTGTGCAAGACCCTCACGAGCCGGGTATTGTCGGTATTCCGATACGGATAGAGCGAATTTCTGGCTCGTCGCCTTCTGTACATGTGTATCCACGCACAACAGTGAGCGATGCTCAAGGGCGTTACAGCTTTACCAACCTCGAACCCGGTCAGTATCGAGTTGTCGTTAACTTGCCAGAAGGTTATGCCTTCGCGCCATCTGGACGTGGTGGCGATGCCCAACGCGATAGCGATATTGATGAGCAGAGTGGTTTTAGTCTGCCGTTAGCGATTGATCGCGGCGTGATTCGAGCAGACATTGATGTTGGGCTGACATCCTTACAGCCACAGATGGATCTGAGTATTGAACTACGTGCGCCAACTGAGGTGGTGGTCGGCGATGAGTTGCGTTACACCATCAGCTATCGTCATACCGGTCTGGTCACGGCGACCAACGTTGCCATACACATGACATTACCGAACGGAATGAGTTTGTTAGATACCAGTCGACCGGTTACTCAACAGGGATCGGTACTGACCTGGCAGATTGGCCGTGTCCATCCAAATAGTACTGGCACGATTGATGTGCGTGTGCGTACCCCGATAACGATTGGTCGTTCCTTGAGCCAAACCGTTAGCGCAACGGCTGCGATCAGTGCAAGTCCTCCTGATACAAACCAGACCAATAATAGTGCGACCCAATACACTCGTTTAACACGAGCCGAGCTGAGGATCAGCAAATCAGCGCCGGTGACCGTCCTAAGTGGCGATCACCTGCTCTATACGCTGCAAGTTGTCAATCAGGGGAGTGCAGCCGCTGCCAATGTTGTTGTCAGTGATCCATTGCCGCCGCAGCTTGATTTTGTCAGCATCCTTCGTGCGCCTGCCGGGGCCTGTCGTTACGAAGGTGCAGATCGTACCCTTCGTTGCAATCTCGGTAGTTTGGCACCTGGTCAGGAGGTTACGATCAGTCTTCAGACCAGACCACGTATCGGTGTGATCGACCGCTTTGATAATCGGGTGACCGTTACCACGACCACTGCTGGCGATGAACCGTCCGATAATGTTGCAACTGTCAGTACACTCTACCTGCACCCTAATCCGGCAGTCACTCTGGCCTTTGTCCCGGCTCCGGCAGCCGCTGGCGAGCTGAGCACGTTGCAGGTTTCTTATAGGAATCACGGAAATGGCATTGCACGCAATGCAACCCTCACCGTAGAACTACCGACTACTGCCTCTCTTACGAACTATCCAACATTCTGCCAGCGTGATGGTAGTCAACTTGTTTGCGCACTCGGTGATCTGGCGCCGGCCACCGATAATCAACTACGGCTAGAGCTGGCGGTACCGGCTGCTATCAACGCCGATCAATTGAGTGCTACTGCTACTATTACGACAGCGACTCCCGAACACTCTGTCTATCAGCAGGATAATCAGGCCAGTGCGACAGTGGCGATCGTGCGTCCAAATCCGTTCGTGCACCTGTACGCACCTGGCAGCATTATCGGCCAGGGGAGTGTCTTTGCCTACACCATTGAGTACGGTAATCTTTACCGCCGTCGTCCGGTGCAGACACGGGCTGCTGAGAATACTGTTCTCGAACTTGAATTGCCGGCAGACGTGCAACTGGTGGGAGCCAGCTTACTGCCTACCGGTCAGCATGGGCGTCGCTTACGCTGGGATTTGGCTACGCTGGCGCCACAAACTGCGGCACGGATTGAGGTGGTGGTTCAGACAAAGGTGCCTGCCGGAACAGTTTTACCCGCTCTGACTCGCATTACCACTACAACACCCGGCGATGATCCGGTTGATAATGTTGCCTCCCTTTCTATTCAGGTCGTTCCTCCGCCAACCACGATTGGTACGGCGACCGGTGATCTGCGGGTGGCCATTCGTTCGACCCTCGATCCGGCTACTCGTGATGCCAGTCAAACCAACGGTGTCTATCTCTCTGATGGTTCACACATTGCCTGGCCGAGTGGTGAGGTACTCGATCTGACGCCGCAAATCGGCTCGTTGACATTCGCCGATGAACCACTGCCGTGGCCCTACGCCTACCAGGTGCGGGTTGTTGGCTGGAGTCTGGTTGCGGTTGAGGTAGGCGGTCAGCGTTTCGATTCACGAACGAGCGATAGTCGTGGTGTGGGTGGTTGCCGACCGGGAGCGCGCCCATCGTTAACACCGCAGCTTCTGAGTGGCTGTGTTTACCGCTATCTCGGTGGTCAAAACCGTGATCAACTCAGCGCCAGTGGGCTGCGCGAACGTGATCTCGACGATCAGATTCATCTCTACTGGAGTCGCCCACCGCTTCCGTCAATGCGAGCTGATGTCTACCTCTATGCTACTGAGGTGCTTGAAAAGGCGCGACTGACCATTCAGGTAGAGCTTGAAGTTCAGATTGTCAATCAGGCGCCAGGCAGTATTGGTGGGGTACCGTTACCACCGATACCGGTTGTGCCGTTACCCGATCCCGCCCGCCAGATTATCACCGGTCAGATCGATGTGACATTGCTTGCCCCACGATCTCTGGTAGCGCCGGGCAGTTGA
- a CDS encoding SAF domain-containing protein — MSAIGTLNQALSRRRSNPLPAILIGLGVIITAVFTVFAFLEAGRTEPVVILAREVPYGQRISADDLTVVLLPRHRPVQLTGISSPTLAIGQYAARHLAVNDLLQPSMLMEHAPTQPVYPNGEALTPGMVAMPFSTETIGPLTHRDRINIGFNDPNGSPDVCDQARSAAEGRQPTVVPPSSPLQPRPYACRLLSGVRVLYVDTEVGTAYLELTPYQSHTLWALQAAGLPLWGERYGSDSPVLPALDRLDIGQITVEELGASTTSLSDEAQP; from the coding sequence ATGTCAGCCATTGGCACTCTTAATCAGGCACTGTCCCGTCGTCGAAGCAATCCTCTGCCGGCAATCTTAATCGGCCTCGGCGTCATCATTACTGCGGTTTTTACAGTGTTTGCTTTCCTTGAAGCCGGTCGTACCGAGCCGGTCGTTATTCTGGCGCGTGAGGTGCCTTATGGGCAACGCATCAGTGCCGATGATCTCACGGTTGTATTGCTGCCGCGTCATCGACCGGTACAGCTTACCGGAATCAGTTCGCCAACGCTGGCTATCGGGCAATATGCCGCCCGACATCTGGCAGTCAACGATCTGTTACAACCATCGATGTTGATGGAACACGCGCCAACACAGCCGGTCTATCCCAATGGTGAAGCATTGACGCCGGGAATGGTAGCAATGCCATTCAGCACAGAGACGATTGGGCCGTTAACCCATCGCGACCGCATTAATATCGGTTTCAACGATCCAAATGGCTCTCCTGATGTGTGCGATCAGGCCCGAAGTGCGGCTGAAGGTCGTCAACCTACGGTCGTGCCACCATCCTCGCCGTTGCAACCACGCCCTTACGCCTGTCGTTTGCTCAGCGGCGTGCGTGTGCTCTACGTCGATACTGAAGTAGGTACCGCTTATCTTGAACTGACTCCTTATCAGTCGCATACGCTTTGGGCGTTGCAGGCAGCCGGTCTCCCATTGTGGGGTGAGCGTTACGGGAGTGATTCGCCGGTTTTGCCAGCACTTGACCGGCTCGATATTGGGCAGATCACGGTTGAGGAATTGGGAGCCTCAACGACCTCATTATCTGATGAAGCGCAACCGTAA
- a CDS encoding vanadium-dependent haloperoxidase, giving the protein MRIIQLCILFVLLTACAVSPMPVPTSNQSTSASTRAPVSGFNNPLEPRLWLIDDAAEVLATVASDPVPENLPSSPATGIVHRFTTDWIKTSLRYIARDGLPPTRAARELMLVSVALNDALVVGSEAKETIDQVALLAGAAWPVLRYLHPQHSDNIDRSVYDARWYGLWRREPVPAVQLERSFQIGRAVGEQVVTWAQADGSDAVREVTLPAVGAWYTDKLPLDPHWGDVKTVLIPSGDAIILPPPPDWASDSMEKERTTFLAAQQVITDEHRELAWKWHADVGTVTVPGLWFETAITMAVVGNLDEVQTASLLAYLGVTMHDTAVVCWHNKYLYGFVRPEQWMALIESDWRPTVPTPPHPSYPSGHAAFSSAAANVLMIAFPKHKDMLVAQAADATRSRIIGGVHWVMDGMQGMALGRDVAQYILTH; this is encoded by the coding sequence ATGCGAATCATTCAACTGTGCATCCTGTTCGTTCTCCTGACTGCCTGTGCTGTCTCGCCGATGCCTGTTCCCACATCGAACCAGAGCACATCTGCCAGCACTCGTGCGCCGGTTAGCGGTTTCAACAACCCTCTTGAGCCGCGCCTCTGGCTCATCGACGATGCAGCAGAGGTGCTGGCAACGGTAGCCAGTGATCCCGTACCTGAAAATCTTCCCTCATCACCAGCCACCGGTATCGTCCACCGATTTACGACCGACTGGATCAAAACCTCTCTGCGCTACATTGCCCGTGATGGGCTACCGCCAACGCGAGCGGCCCGTGAGCTAATGTTGGTTTCGGTGGCGCTAAACGATGCACTTGTGGTCGGGTCTGAGGCAAAAGAAACGATTGATCAGGTGGCGTTGTTGGCCGGTGCTGCCTGGCCGGTACTGCGCTACCTGCATCCGCAACATAGCGACAATATTGATCGGTCTGTTTACGACGCACGCTGGTACGGATTGTGGCGTAGAGAGCCGGTACCAGCCGTGCAGCTTGAACGGAGCTTTCAAATCGGGCGTGCGGTTGGTGAGCAGGTTGTGACATGGGCACAAGCTGATGGCAGTGATGCCGTGCGGGAAGTAACACTACCGGCAGTGGGTGCCTGGTATACCGACAAGTTACCCCTTGATCCACACTGGGGAGATGTAAAAACGGTGCTGATCCCTTCTGGCGATGCGATCATTCTACCACCGCCTCCTGACTGGGCGAGTGACAGCATGGAAAAAGAGCGAACAACGTTTCTGGCGGCTCAACAAGTGATTACCGATGAGCATCGAGAACTGGCGTGGAAATGGCATGCCGACGTTGGTACAGTCACTGTTCCTGGTTTGTGGTTTGAAACGGCTATCACGATGGCCGTGGTCGGTAATCTTGATGAGGTGCAGACGGCTTCTCTTCTCGCGTATCTCGGCGTGACGATGCACGACACGGCGGTTGTCTGCTGGCACAACAAGTATCTCTACGGTTTTGTCCGTCCAGAGCAATGGATGGCTCTGATCGAATCGGATTGGCGGCCAACGGTGCCGACACCACCACATCCATCGTATCCATCAGGCCATGCTGCATTTAGCTCGGCGGCCGCGAATGTGCTGATGATAGCCTTTCCAAAGCATAAAGATATGTTAGTCGCACAGGCTGCCGATGCCACTCGCTCGCGCATCATTGGTGGTGTGCATTGGGTGATGGACGGTATGCAAGGTATGGCACTCGGTCGCGACGTTGCGCAATACATTCTTACACATTAA
- a CDS encoding TadE/TadG family type IV pilus assembly protein: MHYHRFSGQTLIEMALALPILLTLVIGLFIVGQIILTHYAVNKAVRAAVHQAALTGGNRTATETAAYRELSGSLGIDPKTGEVVISCPNRPCRRYDPITVEIRYRVALWAPTALLPFGDEIVVRASATRAAERDQQ; this comes from the coding sequence ATGCACTATCACCGATTTTCTGGCCAGACCCTGATCGAAATGGCGCTAGCATTACCGATCCTGCTGACATTGGTGATCGGGTTGTTCATCGTTGGTCAGATCATCCTGACCCACTATGCCGTCAATAAGGCTGTGCGTGCGGCAGTGCATCAGGCAGCGCTGACGGGTGGTAATCGGACGGCGACCGAGACGGCTGCTTATCGAGAATTGAGTGGCAGTCTAGGCATTGACCCAAAGACTGGCGAGGTTGTGATCTCGTGTCCGAATCGGCCTTGTCGGCGTTACGACCCAATCACCGTCGAGATACGCTACCGTGTTGCCCTGTGGGCACCGACTGCTCTCCTACCTTTCGGTGATGAGATTGTGGTGCGGGCCAGTGCCACCCGTGCTGCCGAGCGTGATCAACAGTAG